The sequence below is a genomic window from Methylotuvimicrobium sp. KM2.
GTGACCGTCGAGCGCAAGAGCGGCTCTTATCGGTTCGATGACAAAACCGTCAAAATTGTCGATTTGCCCGGCATCTATGCATTGGATGTGAGCGGTACGGCCACGGCGCTGGATGAAAAAATTGCCAGGGATTACATTCTTTCGCGGCAGGCGGACCTGATCATCAATATCGTCGATACATCGCATCTCGAACATAATCTCTATCTGACGACACAACTGTTGGAAATGCGGTTGCCGATGCTGGTGGTGTTGAATAACATGGACGACGCGACCGGCCGCGACATCAAGATCGATAGCGACGAAATAGCCCGCCGCCTCGAATGTCCGTTGGTTTCATTGGTTGCGACCCGAGTCGATGAGGTCAGGGCCTTGAAAGCGGCGATCAACCAATGTCTGGAGCATAAAGTGTTGTCGCATTCGGTGATCGATTATCCGCTTGCGATTCGGGAGGCGCTGGATCGACTCACACCGATGGTCGAGCAACAATTGGACAACCGTTACGGCGATGCGCGCTGGTTCGCCGTCAAATTGCTGGAACAAGACGCTTTTGCGCTCGGCCATGCCGATCCGTTACTGACCGAGACCGCGAAACAACTGCGCCGGGCGATCGAAGACCAAGCCGCCGAAGAGACGGATCTTTTGATCGCGGACAGCCGCTACGGTTTTATCGGTCTATTGGTCAATGAGACGCTCACGCGGCAGTCCGAGCTGGGCAGGAACCTTTCCGACAAGATCGATCATGTGATATTGAACCGTTTCTTGGCCATACCGATCTTCTTCGGCGTGATGTATTTGATGTTCACGTTCACGATCAAGCTCGGACGCGCGTTCAAGCCGTTCTTCAACGACCTGACTCAGGCGGTTTTCGTCGATGGCATGGGGCATTTCCTGATGCTGCTCGACAGTCCGCAATGGCTGATCATGCTGATCGCCCAGGGTGTCGGCAACGGCATCCGGGAAGTGGCCGCGTTCGTTCCTATTCTCGGTTTTCTGTATCTGTTCATTTCGGTATTGGAGGAGTCGGGTTACATGGCCCGCGCGACGTTTGCAATGGACCGTTTGATGCGCGTACTGGGACTGCCCGGCAAGGCCTTTGTGCCGATGATTCTGGGTTTCGGCTGTAACGTGCCGGCGATGCTGGCGACCCGGACCTTGGAGAATCCGCGCGGCCGGTTGCTGAGCATCCTGTTGAATCCGTTCATGACCTGCGGCGCTCGGCTGGCCGTATTTACCTTGTTCGCCGCAGCTTTTTTCCCGGACCACGGCGGCTTGATCGTATTCATGCTTTATTCGATAGGCGTGTTCTTCGCCGTGCTGACCGCATTGCTGCTGAAGAACACGTTTCTGAAAGAGGAATTTTCGCTGGTGATGATGGAAATCCCGAATTATCACGTTCCGAAGCTAAAAAATGTATTGATTAACAGTTGGACCCGGGTCAAGACCTTCGTCGTGCGGGTCGGAAAAATCATCATCACGATGGTCGTGCTCTTGAACATACTCGGTTCGCTCGGGACGTACGGCGGCTTTAAACCGAACGACATCGAACATTCGGTGCTCAGCGCCGCGGGACGTTCGGTGACGCCGGCGTTGGCGCCGATGGGTATCGACGAAGACAATTGGCCGGCGACGGTCGCGTTGTTTACCGGTATCCTGCATAAAGTCGTCGTTATCAGCACGCTGAAAACGATCTATGCCGAAACCGGGCAGGCGGCTTCCCCCCGGCAGGTTCAGTCCTTCGACTTGGGCAATGCGGTAGAACGGGCCTTCATGACCATCCCGATGGGACTGAAAAAGATGTTCGGTGCCGGCCCGGTCAGCCAGTCGGCCGGTCAGGACCCGTTTGTCGCGGCGCTGCATCGGTATTTCGACGGATCGATCGGCGCGTTTGCCTACTTGCTGTTCATCCTGCTTTATTTTCCTTGTATCGCGACTTCGGCGGCCGCCTACCGGGAATCCAGTCTCGGCTGGTCGTCGTTCATGGTACTCTGGTCTACGGGATTGGCTTATCTGACCGCGACGCTGTTTTATCAGTCGGCGACTTTTAGCGAGCATCCGGAAAGCTCGGCGGCCTGGCTGGCCGGGATTGCGATGATCGCCGTTGCGGTTGTGTTGGTGTTTCGTTATTGGGGGAAACGCCGGCAATCATCGATCTGAGACTTCTAGCTCCGTAGGGTACGCTGTGCGTACCATGGCAACCCCACCGGCGTTCCCTGGTTCCCACGGTCCTCCGTGGGAACCGATACCGGCTTTAAGAGTGGCACGTTGTATTTAAGCCCGGTATGCATTCCCACGCAGGAGCGTGGGAACGAGAGGATGTCGGTTTACGCTGACGCTAACCCGGCCTACATCTGATAAAGGGCATAAACATGATTGATAAAACCTATTTCGACAAAATCGATGCGGAACTGCTGAAGATCAGTCCGCGTCAAGACATCATGCTGCTGCGCGTCATCGCGGCCGTGATTCCGGTTGTCTTGTTCGGCTTGGATGCGCTTTATGATTTGCCGGTCTTGTATTGGCTGGGCATTCCCTTATATCTGTTCTGTTTGGCGCTCTATCTCGAAAGCCTGTTGAAAAGCGTGTTGTTCTTGCGCAAGGTTTCGGCGGAACTGCTGATCGTACTGGTCATGACCGTGACGCTGATCGATGGCGCGCCGTTGAGCGGGGCGATGGTCGCCTGGTTCATCGGCCTGGGGTTGTACATCTCGTTCACGATCATCCGGAAGAACCGGGAAAAGATCGAAAGCCTGATTCAGGAGGGCAAAAAGACCGCCCGGATGCTGCAGGACGGCGACATCGTCGAAGTGCCGATCAACCAAATTCGGCTAGGCGCCACGGTGCTGATTCCGAAAGGCGCAATGGTTCCGATCGACGGAATCATCATCGAAGGCGCCTCGGCGATCGACGAATCGACGATTACCGGCGAACCTTTTCCGGTATATAAGGAGACCGGGGCCAGCGTGACATCGGGCACGCTGAATCTGAGCGCGCCGCTGCAGGTCAAGGCCGATAAAAATGGGGACGATTCGTTTCTCGCGGTGATCACTCAGGAAATCGAAAACAGTCTGGAGAACAAATCCGATCTGCAGCGGCGCGCCGATACCACGGTGCAGATTCTGTTGCTGTCGGTTACGGCCTATGCTTTTTTGCTGCTCTACATTACCGGCAGCCTGCATTTGATGGCGACGGCGCTGGCGGTGGTTTGCCCTTGCGCCTGGGCGCTGGCGACGCCGACCGCGTTCGCCGCCAATATCGGGCGTCTGGCCCGCTCGAATATTCTGGCCCGCGGCGGCGAGCCGCTGGAAAACATGCAGGACATCAAAACGCTGATTCTGGATAAAACCGGCACGGTCACGTTGGCCGAACCCGAGGTCAGCCGGGTCATCGAAATGGGCCTGACGACACAGCGCCTATTGGAACTGGCCGCATCGATCGAATCGCGTTTCGATCATCCGATCGCGCACTCGATCGTCAATCATGCGAAAAAGCAGGGTCTGAATGCCTTCCTGCCGGTCGAGAAAGCCGAGGATCTTCCGGGCCGAGGCATCAAGGCCCGGATCGAAGGCCGGGAAATTCTGATGGGCAGCGCCGAAACGCTAAGTCTTCAGGACATCGAATTGCCGGCTATCGACTATACAGGCCGTGCAATCTGGCTGGCGGTCGACCGCGAAGTCCAGGGAGTCATCGTCATTCGCGATATCATGCTGTCGGAAATGCGGGGCTTGGCCGATACGATCCGCGCCTGCGGCATCGAAAAGGTCGTGCTCGCGACCGGCGATAACGAAGAACAGGAGGCCAAGCGCGTGGCTGATTATATCAACGCCGACGAGTACTATTTCAATTGCAAGCCGGACGACAAAACCGCGCTGGTCAAAAAATTTCAGGAACAGGGCAAAGTGGCGATGGTCGGCGATGGCGTCAATGACGCGCCGTCTTTGGCCGCCGCCAATGTCGGCATCGCGATCGGCGGGCACAAGAACGTCAATCTGGCGATCATTTCATCGGATGTCGTCATTCTCGGTCACGATGCTCAGGATCTGGTTACGATCTTGCGGCTCGGTCATAAAATGGGCGGAATCATCCGGCAAAATTATCTGTGGGCCGTCAGTTTCAACAGCGTCGGCCTGGCGCTGGCGACATTCGGCCTGCTCAATCCGATCTTTGCCGCGCTGCTGCATCATGTCAGTTCGGTGTTTGTCGTCGTCAATGCGGGGCGCTTGTATTTTACCGGCATCGAGCAATCGCCGGTCGGTCCTATGTTCAGAAAAATGGATGAGCTGACAGGACGCGATCAGCACTGCGAACCCGAGCGCTTGCGCTCCGATTCCGACGTGGTCGCTGAGCAGGAGTCCTGAAGGATGTCTTTGCTGGTGTTGAGTCATGTCGTTTATGCGGCGGGACCCAAAAAGATTCTCGACGGTCTGGATTTCGCTATCGACGAAGGGGATGTGCATGCGCTGATCGGCACGAACGGCACCGGTAAGAGCACCCTGGCGCGCTTGATCATCGGCAGCGAGGGTTGTCGGCTGAATGCCGGGAAAATCCTCTTTGCCGGCAGGGACATCGGCGCCTGGACGATGTACGAGCGCGCCCAGGCAGGCATCTCGATGGTCTGGCAAGAGCCGGCCTTGTTCGAAGGCATCTCGGTGCGAGACTATTTGAGCATTGGCCGTGGTCAAGCCGACTTATCGGAATGCTTGGCCCAGGTCGGATTGAACCCCGGCGACTATCTCGACAGGCCGCTGGACAAATCGATGAGCGGCGGCGAAAGAAAACGCATCGAGCTGGCATCGATGCTGGCATTGCGGCCCCGGCTTTGCATTTTGGACGAACCGGTGTCCGGCATCGATTTGGTCTCGGTCCGGAGTATCCTGGCCGTGATCAAGCAAATACAACAAAACGGGTCGTCGATTCTGCTGATCACGCATCGCGAAGAAGTCGCCGGCATTGCCGACAAGGCTTCGCTGTTGTGCGGCGGCAAAGTCGTCATGACCGGCGCGCCGGATAAGATCATCCAAAATTACAAGGCCAGACATTGTGTCGTTTGTAACGGCCGGGAGTGCGACTATGCCGCTGACTGATCGATTCATTCCGTTACTGAACGCGAGCGGCATCGATCGCGGTATCTTGGACGACCGTGATACCGCGCATATCGCGGCGGACGGGCAATCGCTGCTCAGCCGGCGGTCGATTCCGGGTCTTTCGATGAATATCGATGAAAGCCTTGGGTTGACGAAGGTCGACATCAGGATAGAGCGCGATACATACATCGTGAATCCTGTTCATCTTTGCTTCGCGCTGCTGCATGGCACCGGCAGTCAAAACTTTTGCGTCCATGTCGTGCTCGAACCGGGCGCCAAGGCCGATTTCATTGCGCACGGTCTGTTCGCGAATGCTCAAGTCGTCAAACACACTATGCAGAAGCTCATCGAGATCGGCGACGGAGCGCAGGCGCATTTCACCGATAGTCATATTCATGGACTTTCCGGTGGTATCGAAGTCAATTCGACAGCACAGATCAAAGTCGGCAAGCATGCGCGTTACAGCGCGGATTTCTCGTTGACATCGGGCAGGGTCGGGCGGCTCGATTTGAATGAATCGATACAGGCCGACGATTACGCGGTCGTCGAGATCATTTCCCGTGTCTACGGGCATGACGACGATTCGATCCAAATCAACGAAGAAGTCAGTCTTAACGGCCGGTTCTCGCGCAGCATGATCAAAAGCCGCGTCGCGTTGGAAGACGAAGCCCGGGCGGACATCGTCGGCATCACCGAGGGCCGCGCCGAAGGCTCGCGCGGTCACATGGATTGCATGGAAATCATCAAAGACCAAGCGGTCGGGCAATCGACGCCGGTCGTCAAAATCAGTCATCCGCTCGCAAAGATCACTCATGAAGCGGCTATCGGCACGGTCGACAAGAAGCAATTGGAGACCTTGATCGCGCACGGGCTATCACCCGAGCAGGCCACGAACATGATCGTGCTGGGCATGTTGCGTTAAATCGATCGAGGGTTTACGAATGCTGCTATGGATAATCGGGTTCAGCCTGTTGGGCAGTATCGGCGCTATTGCCGGCGCGGCCTTGTTTTCCCTGGTTCCCACGGTCCTCCGTGGGAACCGATACGCGCGCTGAGAGTATTACGTTGTGCTTAAGCCTTGGTATGCATTCCCACGCAGGAGCATGGGAACGAGAGTTCAATCAGTTGAGGGGTACTATGAATGCTGCTATGGATAATCGGGTTCAGCCTGTTGGGAAGCTTAGGCGCTATTGCCGGCGCGGCTTTGTTTTCCCTGGTTCCCACGGTCCTCCGTGGGAACCGATACGGGCGCTGAGAGTATTACGTTGTGCTTAAGCCTTGGTATGCATTCCCACGCAGGAGCATGGGAACGAGAGTTCAATCAGTTGAGGGGTACTATGAATGCTGCTATGGATAATCGGGTTTAGCCTGTTGGGAAGCTTAGGCGCTATTGCCGGCGCGGCCTTGTTTTTGTTCTTTCCGGAAGGCATTCGTAGAGTGCTGGTTCCTTGTTTGATCAGCTACGCGACCGGCACGCTGCTCGGCGCGGCGTTTCTCGGCATGTTGCCCGCCGGGCTGAAACAGGCTCCGGCGATCGCCGTCATGGCGACGGTCTTGGCCGGCATGGTCGGCTTTTTCGTTTTGGAAAAGCTCGTCATCTGGCGTCACTGCCACAATAGCGGATGCAAAGTACATAGCCATGCCGCGCCGTTGATTCTGATCGGCGATGCCTTCCATAATTTTGTGGACGGCGTGGTGATCGCCGCAGCGTTCCTTACGTCTATACCATTGGGCGTCACTACCGCATTGGCGGTGATTGCGCACGAGATCCCGCAGGAAGTCGGCGACTTCGCCATCCTGCTCGACAACGGCTACAGTCGTGTGAAGGCCTTGGTGCTCAATGGGCTATCATCCGTCGCCACATTGCCCGGTGCTTTGGTCGCCTATTTTTGGCTGGTCGAGACACGCGAGGCGGCGCCCTATATTTTGGCGATCTCTGCCGCCAGCTTCATCTATATCGCGACGGCTGACCTGATTCCGGCCTTGCACCGGCAGACTAGTCTGCCGACATCGCTACGCCAAATAGTGCTGTTGCTCGCGGGCATCGCAACCGTCGCTTTCTTTCACCTTGGAGGATAAACCATGAACCGGCTCACCGAAACTGAAATCGCCGCCCTCAACGAGGTCTTGGATGATGAATACCGGGCCTTGGCGATTTACGATCAAGTCATTGCCGACTTTGGCGATGCGCCGCCGTTCAGCAACATACGAGATGCGGAAAGCCGACACATAGAAGCGCTTTGCACCCTTTTTTCTCGCTATGGGTTAACCGTTCCCGAGAATCCCTGGTTGGGTAAGGTTGAGCGTTATGCGAGCCTGAAAGAAGCTTGCGAAGCCGGCGTCGCCGCCGAAATCGCCAATGCCGAAATCTACGAACGTCTAATTCAAGCCACGGAGCGACCGGATATTTTGACCGTGTTCCGCAATCTTCGGGATGCATCGCAGCAGCGCCACCTGCCGGCGTTTCAACGATGTGCGCAAGGATCATCCGGACGCGGTGGACATGGCGGCGGGGAAGGTCGGCGCGGCAGACACGGGTGCGGCCATGAGTAGGATCGCGGAAGGCCGTTGTCAAAAGGAGTCGCGCCATGGCTAGGGCGGCGCCGTTCGAGGCTCATCATCAACGTTACGAGGCATGGTTCGAAAAGCATGAGGCTGCTTATATCTCGGAATTGCTGGCCCTGCGGCCATTCGTGCCCTGGGAAGGCTGCGGCGTCGAGATAGGCGTCGGCAGCGGTCGATTCTCGGCGCCGTTGGGGGTACAGGTTGGCGTGGACCCATCGCGAGCGATGTTGGCCCATGCCGCGGCGCGAGGCATAAAGGTCGTGGAAGGCATGGCCGAGAATCTGCCTTTCGAAGACGGCACCTTCGATTACGCGTTGGTGGTAACGACCATCTGTTTTGTCGACTCCCCAGTGAAAATGCTTGCCGAGGCGCATCGTGTACTTAAACCGGGCGGTCGCCTTGTGATCGGTTTTATCGATAGGGAAAGCGCCTTGGGACAAGATTATCTGGCGCATCAGAACGAGAGCGTATTTTACCGCGAAGCCACATTCATATCGGCTGACGAAGTGGAGCAACTTCTGCTGGAAACCGGTTTCTCGATCGACGCTTGGGGCCAGACGCTCGCCCGCCCATTGCACGAAACTCGAGAGATCGAATCGCTAAGGGCAGGGCGGGGGCAATGTGCATTCGTTGTCGTCGCGGCAACGAAAGAGGATTGGTAATTATTCAGCATAAGTCATATATAAGAAGGTGTCGGGCATTGATTTATAAGGCTGTCTGCAACAGGACGTTGCAGTCAGAGCTTACAGGGACGTATTCACGCGTCCTTAGAAATCAATACCCGACGCCAAACCGACCAAATGCGCTGAATAGTTACGATGATTGATTCATTGAAAACGAGAGTTACACGATAATATACGGGGCTAAACATCCCTCGATGGAGTGCGGTTTCATGGATTCATCTCTTTATTCATCAAGTGCTCAAAATTCCGGTGCACGGGTTTATTTGGTCACAGGCGCCACCGGGGCGATTGGCAAAGCCATTGCGCGGCAACTGGCGGCAAAGCCGAATTCCGAAGTCGTATTGGTCTGCCGCGATGGCGAAAAAGCACAACGAGCGGTCCGGGAAATCATCGCTGCCACCGGGAACGAAGCAGTGCGCTTCGAGCTCGCCGACTTGACCCCTTCGATGTGACCCCTTCGATGCTGAGACGCATGATCCTTCGCACGCCACAACCGGTAGAGCTTGCGAACTTGAACTTGACTTCGGAAATAGTACCATCTAAAGTCAGCGGCAATTTAATGGGCGGGCAAATCTGCCTGGATTGTCAGCTAATATCAAGTTATCGAGGCAACTATGCGCGGTTTTTCAAATATCAAGGCAAAAGTGCCTGAAAATACCGGTAATATCAACTTGTGTGGGTAGATATGCCTGAGAATCAATAATTAGGTGTAAAAAGCGAAACTTACTCTCATGCCAAAAACTGGGAAATCACTAGAAAAACTAGTCTCAAGTCTTGAAAAAGCGCTTGGTGATTCAGGAAATGTTGTTGTCGAATCACCAAAACGCTTAACGGATAAAATTACGGGTAAGTTGCGTGAGCATGATGTGGTATTAACAATAAACCAAGCGCATCATCAAGTAATCGTGGCCATAGAATGTAGGGATCGATCTAGACCAATTACTGTGAATCAAGTCGAGGGGTTTTGGAAAAAATGCCAAGATACCGGTGTAGATCATGGCGTAATAGTATCCTCTATGGGCTTTTACAATACGGCAAGACAAAAATCCGATTTTCTGGGCATTCGATGCTTAGATATTGAGGAAGTCGAATCGTTTGATTGGATGCTCGCTCAAGGGATGCATTCATTAACGAAAAGGCTGTTGCATCATGATTGGGTGTTTTATCCTAAAAAAGAAGGCATTGCTGATAAAACAAATATGGAGGTAATGGATGTTGAAGGAAACTTGCTAACTCAGGAAGTCCTTACCTCAAATGCTTTATCCCAATTAACCAAACTTCTATCGGAGCCATTGGCTCCAGTTGAAAAGGATTCTGTCACTGTTAAATTCCCTGGAGACAATTTAATAATAAGAAATACAGAAACAGGAGAAACCAGTCCTGTAAAGTATGTGATGGCGACATTGCATTATTCTATAGTGGATGAATTTATTCCTTTTAAGCTTATTCAATACAAGGATGCAGACGAAAATATTACTGAAGCGGCTGTGGCAGATTTTAACGCAGGCAATATAACAGGGAAATTTATGATTGTAGGTAAGTTTGACGAGGAGAAAAAAGTTGTTTTTGTGCCAGACAAAGCAAAAAACACCTAACAATACGCTCGTTCGGGCAAACTACGCTTCGCTTCGTTTGCGCCGCACAGCTTCAATGTTAAAGCATCACTGGGAGGAAATATGATAAGTTCTTTGTATGCTGCGATGTTGGCATTATTGATTGTCTGGTTGTCGCTTCGGGTCATAAAGTTGCGCCGGGAAAAGAAAGTGCGTCTCGGCGATGGGGGCGAACCTGAACTCCAGGCCGCGATCCGAGCCCAGGGAAATGCAACAGAATATATCCCTATCTCTCTCATCTTGCTCGTTCTGCTTGAGTTAAGCGGTGCTCATGTAGCCCTTGTGCATTCCGGCGGTATTGCTATGCTCGTTGGTCGCATCTTGCATGCCAGGGGCTTGCTGACCGAAAGCCTTCGTTATCGCATACTAGGAATGCAAGTTACCATTTTTACACTGATCGGTTTGGCAGTAGCCAATCTCGCTTACGTTGTGTACAGCGGCTTACGGACGCTCTAACATGGCGCTCAAAGGGACGTGCCGCCTCATGGCGGTTTTTTAAGTTTTGTTATTTATCAAGCTTTGGGGATTAGCATCACTGTGACTGAATCGGTGGCCGGGAGAGTCTGATGACCATTACGAACAAGCAATCCGGTACAAACGTGCACGAAATTGCCGACGGGATCTATCGCATCAACACGCCGATTGTGATCGAAGGTGCGGGCGGGTTCTCATTCAATCAATACCTCATCGTGGACGATGAACCATTGCTCTTCCACACCGGCCCGCGAAAATTGTTTCCATTGGTGCGAGAAGCAGTCGGTGCCGTTTTACCGGTCGAGAGCCTTCGCTACATTGCGTTTTCCCATGTCGAAGCCGACGAATGCGGATCGCTCAACGAATGGCTCGCCGTCTCTCCGCAGTCGATACCCCTGTGCGGCGCGGTTGCCGCCATGGTATCGGTTAGCGACCTTGCTGATCGGGCACCCCGTGCGCTTGCCGACGGAGAACGGCTCTCCCTGGGCAAGCACTCCGTGCGTTGGTTCGACACACCGCATTTGCCGCACGCGTGGGATTGCGGCTTCTTGACGGAAGAGCTAACGTCCACATTGCTATGCGGCGACTTGTTCACGCAGAAAGGCGCTGATCTTCCG
It includes:
- the feoB gene encoding Fe(2+) transporter permease subunit FeoB, translating into MTLSDMKAGDCGRVVGYDKSFLPYRQKLLAMGLTPGTEFKIMRIAPLGDPIEIRVRGTDLSVRPDEVAGLRIERLDKVPPALKPVLQKQEYTVAVIGNPNCGKTTLFNGLTGARQHVGNWAGVTVERKSGSYRFDDKTVKIVDLPGIYALDVSGTATALDEKIARDYILSRQADLIINIVDTSHLEHNLYLTTQLLEMRLPMLVVLNNMDDATGRDIKIDSDEIARRLECPLVSLVATRVDEVRALKAAINQCLEHKVLSHSVIDYPLAIREALDRLTPMVEQQLDNRYGDARWFAVKLLEQDAFALGHADPLLTETAKQLRRAIEDQAAEETDLLIADSRYGFIGLLVNETLTRQSELGRNLSDKIDHVILNRFLAIPIFFGVMYLMFTFTIKLGRAFKPFFNDLTQAVFVDGMGHFLMLLDSPQWLIMLIAQGVGNGIREVAAFVPILGFLYLFISVLEESGYMARATFAMDRLMRVLGLPGKAFVPMILGFGCNVPAMLATRTLENPRGRLLSILLNPFMTCGARLAVFTLFAAAFFPDHGGLIVFMLYSIGVFFAVLTALLLKNTFLKEEFSLVMMEIPNYHVPKLKNVLINSWTRVKTFVVRVGKIIITMVVLLNILGSLGTYGGFKPNDIEHSVLSAAGRSVTPALAPMGIDEDNWPATVALFTGILHKVVVISTLKTIYAETGQAASPRQVQSFDLGNAVERAFMTIPMGLKKMFGAGPVSQSAGQDPFVAALHRYFDGSIGAFAYLLFILLYFPCIATSAAAYRESSLGWSSFMVLWSTGLAYLTATLFYQSATFSEHPESSAAWLAGIAMIAVAVVLVFRYWGKRRQSSI
- a CDS encoding cation-translocating P-type ATPase encodes the protein MIDKTYFDKIDAELLKISPRQDIMLLRVIAAVIPVVLFGLDALYDLPVLYWLGIPLYLFCLALYLESLLKSVLFLRKVSAELLIVLVMTVTLIDGAPLSGAMVAWFIGLGLYISFTIIRKNREKIESLIQEGKKTARMLQDGDIVEVPINQIRLGATVLIPKGAMVPIDGIIIEGASAIDESTITGEPFPVYKETGASVTSGTLNLSAPLQVKADKNGDDSFLAVITQEIENSLENKSDLQRRADTTVQILLLSVTAYAFLLLYITGSLHLMATALAVVCPCAWALATPTAFAANIGRLARSNILARGGEPLENMQDIKTLILDKTGTVTLAEPEVSRVIEMGLTTQRLLELAASIESRFDHPIAHSIVNHAKKQGLNAFLPVEKAEDLPGRGIKARIEGREILMGSAETLSLQDIELPAIDYTGRAIWLAVDREVQGVIVIRDIMLSEMRGLADTIRACGIEKVVLATGDNEEQEAKRVADYINADEYYFNCKPDDKTALVKKFQEQGKVAMVGDGVNDAPSLAAANVGIAIGGHKNVNLAIISSDVVILGHDAQDLVTILRLGHKMGGIIRQNYLWAVSFNSVGLALATFGLLNPIFAALLHHVSSVFVVVNAGRLYFTGIEQSPVGPMFRKMDELTGRDQHCEPERLRSDSDVVAEQES
- a CDS encoding ATP-binding cassette domain-containing protein yields the protein MSLLVLSHVVYAAGPKKILDGLDFAIDEGDVHALIGTNGTGKSTLARLIIGSEGCRLNAGKILFAGRDIGAWTMYERAQAGISMVWQEPALFEGISVRDYLSIGRGQADLSECLAQVGLNPGDYLDRPLDKSMSGGERKRIELASMLALRPRLCILDEPVSGIDLVSVRSILAVIKQIQQNGSSILLITHREEVAGIADKASLLCGGKVVMTGAPDKIIQNYKARHCVVCNGRECDYAAD
- a CDS encoding SufD family Fe-S cluster assembly protein, encoding MPLTDRFIPLLNASGIDRGILDDRDTAHIAADGQSLLSRRSIPGLSMNIDESLGLTKVDIRIERDTYIVNPVHLCFALLHGTGSQNFCVHVVLEPGAKADFIAHGLFANAQVVKHTMQKLIEIGDGAQAHFTDSHIHGLSGGIEVNSTAQIKVGKHARYSADFSLTSGRVGRLDLNESIQADDYAVVEIISRVYGHDDDSIQINEEVSLNGRFSRSMIKSRVALEDEARADIVGITEGRAEGSRGHMDCMEIIKDQAVGQSTPVVKISHPLAKITHEAAIGTVDKKQLETLIAHGLSPEQATNMIVLGMLR
- a CDS encoding ZIP family metal transporter, whose product is MLLWIIGFSLLGSLGAIAGAALFLFFPEGIRRVLVPCLISYATGTLLGAAFLGMLPAGLKQAPAIAVMATVLAGMVGFFVLEKLVIWRHCHNSGCKVHSHAAPLILIGDAFHNFVDGVVIAAAFLTSIPLGVTTALAVIAHEIPQEVGDFAILLDNGYSRVKALVLNGLSSVATLPGALVAYFWLVETREAAPYILAISAASFIYIATADLIPALHRQTSLPTSLRQIVLLLAGIATVAFFHLGG
- a CDS encoding DUF2202 domain-containing protein translates to MNRLTETEIAALNEVLDDEYRALAIYDQVIADFGDAPPFSNIRDAESRHIEALCTLFSRYGLTVPENPWLGKVERYASLKEACEAGVAAEIANAEIYERLIQATERPDILTVFRNLRDASQQRHLPAFQRCAQGSSGRGGHGGGEGRRGRHGCGHE
- a CDS encoding class I SAM-dependent methyltransferase, with translation MARAAPFEAHHQRYEAWFEKHEAAYISELLALRPFVPWEGCGVEIGVGSGRFSAPLGVQVGVDPSRAMLAHAAARGIKVVEGMAENLPFEDGTFDYALVVTTICFVDSPVKMLAEAHRVLKPGGRLVIGFIDRESALGQDYLAHQNESVFYREATFISADEVEQLLLETGFSIDAWGQTLARPLHETREIESLRAGRGQCAFVVVAATKEDW
- a CDS encoding SDR family NAD(P)-dependent oxidoreductase, which produces MDSSLYSSSAQNSGARVYLVTGATGAIGKAIARQLAAKPNSEVVLVCRDGEKAQRAVREIIAATGNEAVRFELADLTPSM
- a CDS encoding restriction endonuclease, with amino-acid sequence MPKTGKSLEKLVSSLEKALGDSGNVVVESPKRLTDKITGKLREHDVVLTINQAHHQVIVAIECRDRSRPITVNQVEGFWKKCQDTGVDHGVIVSSMGFYNTARQKSDFLGIRCLDIEEVESFDWMLAQGMHSLTKRLLHHDWVFYPKKEGIADKTNMEVMDVEGNLLTQEVLTSNALSQLTKLLSEPLAPVEKDSVTVKFPGDNLIIRNTETGETSPVKYVMATLHYSIVDEFIPFKLIQYKDADENITEAAVADFNAGNITGKFMIVGKFDEEKKVVFVPDKAKNT
- a CDS encoding MAPEG family protein, producing MISSLYAAMLALLIVWLSLRVIKLRREKKVRLGDGGEPELQAAIRAQGNATEYIPISLILLVLLELSGAHVALVHSGGIAMLVGRILHARGLLTESLRYRILGMQVTIFTLIGLAVANLAYVVYSGLRTL